One genomic window of Bacillus mycoides includes the following:
- a CDS encoding YxiJ family protein yields the protein MRINVELRQKLEYLKEELEIPYPSEDIERIEEEYKTESFADDFYSYTSLIDGSLSYVFALKKVPKSQREMLYKSFLQAYPEYVFLGNLGQYVELNQQLSIYEQIRKLLMVVIEEY from the coding sequence GTGAGAATTAACGTAGAACTTCGTCAAAAGCTTGAATATTTAAAAGAAGAATTAGAAATACCATACCCGTCAGAAGATATAGAAAGAATTGAAGAGGAATATAAGACAGAGTCTTTTGCGGATGATTTTTACAGCTATACGTCATTAATAGATGGAAGTTTGAGTTATGTTTTTGCCTTGAAAAAAGTTCCAAAGTCTCAAAGAGAGATGTTGTATAAAAGTTTTTTACAAGCGTATCCGGAATATGTATTTTTAGGTAATCTGGGACAATATGTGGAACTGAATCAACAACTAAGCATATATGAACAAATCCGGAAGTTATTAATGGTAGTCATAGAAGAGTATTAA
- a CDS encoding response regulator transcription factor, translating to MYQANILLIDDETAILQLLTTILEKEGFSHITTATSAELALSLTEKNNYDLIILDVMLPGQSGFDICPIIRQQTDCPIFFLSAKASDLDKISGFSYGADDYITKPFNPLEVVARMKAQLRRHMKQTVPHEQNAHSISFGRFEIDQHSAELTVDGNVVECSAQLFQLLLFFCENPNYVFSKEEIYEKVWGAPAYNSDDNTVMVHIRKLREKIEQNPSNPLYIKTVRGLGYKFVTK from the coding sequence ATGTATCAAGCAAATATATTACTCATCGATGATGAAACAGCAATTTTACAACTACTAACTACCATTCTTGAAAAAGAAGGTTTTTCTCATATTACAACTGCAACATCAGCTGAATTAGCTTTATCTCTCACCGAAAAAAACAATTACGATTTAATTATTTTAGATGTCATGCTTCCTGGACAATCTGGTTTTGATATTTGTCCGATTATTCGCCAACAAACAGATTGTCCGATTTTCTTCCTATCAGCGAAGGCATCTGATTTAGATAAAATATCTGGATTTTCATACGGTGCAGATGATTATATTACGAAGCCATTTAATCCATTAGAAGTCGTAGCTCGTATGAAAGCACAACTTCGAAGACATATGAAACAAACAGTACCACACGAACAAAACGCACACTCCATTTCATTTGGGAGATTTGAAATTGATCAACATTCTGCGGAACTAACAGTAGATGGGAACGTTGTCGAATGTTCCGCTCAACTCTTTCAACTACTACTCTTCTTTTGCGAGAATCCGAACTACGTATTTTCGAAAGAAGAAATATACGAAAAAGTTTGGGGAGCACCAGCCTATAATAGCGATGACAATACTGTTATGGTTCACATTCGAAAACTACGTGAAAAAATTGAACAAAATCCAAGTAATCCATTGTACATCAAAACGGTTCGTGGACTTGGCTATAAGTTCGTTACAAAGTAG
- a CDS encoding HD domain-containing protein yields the protein MIISDVIYGEFKVDKVLEELILSKPVQRLKGVHQAGASYLMNEKWNVTRFDHSVGAMLLIKKLGGSVEEQIAGLLHDVSHTAFSHVIDYVFDNENESYHEEIFSSVVKNSEIPAILSKHGYNYEDILLDDSKWTLLERSAPELCADRVDYTLRDMYTYGYISLEEVHSFLEDVIEVDGKMVLQSIEIAEWFTETYYKEVIDFFMKPINIYGNDMLAKTLKLALHKKVIHADDFLLEDHELISKLQLCKDQEVDALLRKVHPSIEVKEDRNEYDLHQKNKVRLIDPPLLREGKIVQSSVVSEKIGQMSDVAYEKAVRGMYVKVISN from the coding sequence GTGATCATATCAGATGTAATATACGGTGAGTTTAAAGTAGATAAAGTGCTAGAAGAATTAATTTTAAGTAAACCTGTGCAAAGGCTGAAAGGGGTTCATCAGGCCGGAGCAAGTTACTTAATGAATGAGAAATGGAATGTAACACGTTTTGATCATTCAGTTGGTGCTATGTTGTTAATTAAAAAACTTGGTGGTTCAGTAGAAGAACAGATTGCTGGTTTACTGCATGATGTATCGCACACTGCTTTTTCTCATGTGATTGATTACGTTTTTGATAACGAAAATGAAAGTTATCATGAAGAAATATTTAGCTCTGTTGTGAAAAACTCGGAAATCCCGGCGATTCTTTCAAAACATGGTTATAACTATGAAGATATTTTATTAGATGATTCGAAGTGGACATTACTTGAAAGATCCGCACCGGAATTATGCGCAGACCGAGTGGATTACACATTGAGAGATATGTATACATATGGATATATTTCTTTAGAAGAAGTTCACAGTTTTTTAGAGGATGTAATCGAAGTAGATGGGAAAATGGTCCTTCAAAGTATCGAAATTGCTGAATGGTTTACAGAAACGTATTACAAAGAAGTAATCGATTTCTTTATGAAACCAATTAATATTTACGGAAATGATATGTTAGCTAAAACGTTAAAGTTAGCTCTTCATAAAAAGGTTATTCATGCAGATGATTTTCTTCTTGAAGATCATGAGCTGATATCGAAATTGCAACTATGTAAAGATCAAGAAGTAGATGCTTTATTAAGAAAAGTTCATCCAAGTATAGAAGTAAAAGAAGATAGAAATGAGTATGATCTACATCAGAAAAATAAAGTGCGTCTCATTGACCCGCCATTACTTCGTGAAGGAAAAATCGTTCAGTCGTCTGTCGTATCAGAAAAAATAGGGCAGATGAGTGATGTCGCTTATGAAAAGGCGGTAAGAGGGATGTATGTGAAAGTGATTTCCAATTAG
- a CDS encoding DUF2101 family protein yields the protein MNETISSNKFFYLILLSIVLITTVNVILRWEEAYFFMYLALHLLGVLCISGGMVTEKKSDESVNYMCVIGLVLLLAVQGIMKYSSFSVQDFSLLIDVLP from the coding sequence ATGAATGAAACGATATCATCAAATAAGTTTTTTTATTTGATTTTACTTAGCATAGTGCTAATAACGACAGTAAATGTTATTCTCCGCTGGGAGGAAGCCTACTTTTTCATGTATTTAGCGCTCCATTTATTAGGGGTTTTATGTATAAGTGGTGGCATGGTTACTGAAAAAAAGAGTGACGAAAGTGTTAACTATATGTGTGTGATCGGTCTTGTTTTACTTTTAGCTGTACAAGGTATTATGAAATATAGTTCTTTTTCTGTACAAGATTTCAGTTTGTTAATAGATGTACTGCCTTAA
- a CDS encoding ATP-binding response regulator, translated as MNLNKRLIIQFILQHVFVLVTLLIAVVAAFTYLIFLVTSISYEPNIPDSDSFTISRYISSEDGDITLKTEVKDLIKEKNDWIQIVEENGKVLYQFNTPSDVPTSYTKTSLLAHIQNHIESPYTFTYWEIEVEEKNVLVIYGGMLKSNALLKTIQKEHPSVSTDSFTLTEQEKQLLSKEKATLQIFNHNGEEVFSYPTGKKKTLSTIQTALNEKEPWNHKENTSSFYDANSGQLLVITAKNERYYPDDEIEDVFTKKFLIGCGLILLIVFVYLVILSIWYGNKFGKPLLHAMRWLKNIAGGKYEEPVSKKGKPVRFRRSGKEKWSFRLFRDVTSSLEHLSITLKKNDAMRQVLQQTREEWITGLTHDLKTPLSSIYGYALLLESKQYNWTDQDIQQFGHVMKEKSQYMTTLIDDLSLTYQLKNDTLPAQHVNVEINQFVQKVLLQFINNPTLKNQNIEFVPSSSKIQYFIEEKWFQRIIENLLANAVKHNNETTNVIVKLSQNTNSFTLSISDDGKGMDDKTKGLLFERYYRGTNTEESNIGTGLGLAITKQLVLAHNGTISIDSELGKGTTIILVFPFSS; from the coding sequence ATGAATCTTAATAAACGGCTTATCATCCAATTTATACTGCAACACGTTTTTGTTTTAGTTACATTACTTATTGCTGTAGTCGCTGCTTTCACTTATTTAATTTTTCTTGTCACTAGCATTTCATACGAACCTAATATTCCGGATTCTGATAGTTTTACAATTTCAAGATATATCTCTTCAGAGGATGGCGATATTACGTTAAAAACGGAAGTAAAAGATTTAATTAAAGAGAAAAATGATTGGATTCAGATTGTAGAAGAAAACGGAAAAGTCCTCTATCAATTTAATACACCAAGTGATGTCCCAACTTCTTATACAAAAACATCTTTACTCGCACATATACAGAATCATATAGAAAGCCCTTATACATTTACATATTGGGAAATTGAAGTAGAAGAAAAGAACGTACTTGTTATTTACGGCGGTATGTTAAAAAGTAATGCATTATTAAAAACAATTCAGAAAGAACACCCTTCTGTATCTACAGATTCATTCACATTAACGGAACAAGAAAAACAGTTACTCTCTAAAGAAAAAGCAACACTGCAAATATTTAATCATAATGGCGAAGAGGTTTTTTCCTATCCAACTGGAAAGAAAAAAACACTTTCAACAATACAGACTGCTCTTAACGAAAAAGAACCGTGGAATCATAAAGAAAACACGTCTAGCTTTTACGATGCAAATAGTGGTCAGCTTCTCGTCATTACAGCAAAAAATGAACGCTACTACCCAGATGACGAAATTGAGGATGTATTTACTAAGAAGTTTCTAATCGGATGCGGATTAATCCTTCTTATCGTCTTTGTTTATTTAGTCATTCTATCTATTTGGTACGGAAATAAGTTTGGGAAACCGTTACTACACGCGATGCGTTGGCTTAAAAATATCGCTGGTGGAAAATATGAAGAACCTGTTAGTAAAAAAGGAAAACCAGTTCGATTCAGGCGATCCGGTAAAGAAAAATGGTCATTTCGCTTATTTAGAGATGTTACTAGTTCACTAGAGCACCTTTCTATAACACTCAAAAAAAATGATGCGATGAGGCAAGTACTGCAGCAAACACGTGAAGAATGGATTACTGGTCTCACACACGATTTAAAAACACCGCTTAGCTCTATATACGGCTATGCATTATTACTAGAATCGAAGCAATATAATTGGACTGATCAAGACATTCAACAATTTGGCCATGTAATGAAAGAAAAATCTCAATATATGACTACATTAATTGACGACTTAAGCTTAACATATCAATTAAAAAATGATACTCTTCCTGCACAACACGTAAATGTTGAAATTAATCAGTTCGTCCAAAAAGTATTATTACAATTTATTAATAACCCGACACTAAAAAATCAAAACATTGAATTCGTGCCAAGTTCAAGCAAAATCCAATATTTTATTGAAGAAAAGTGGTTCCAACGTATTATCGAAAACTTATTAGCAAACGCTGTAAAACATAATAATGAAACAACAAACGTAATCGTAAAACTTTCGCAAAATACAAATTCATTTACACTATCTATTTCAGATGATGGAAAAGGTATGGACGATAAAACGAAGGGGCTTCTATTCGAGCGATATTACAGAGGAACGAATACAGAAGAAAGCAACATTGGAACTGGCCTTGGCCTCGCCATTACAAAACAGCTCGTTCTTGCTCATAACGGAACGATTTCCATTGATAGTGAACTTGGAAAAGGAACGACGATTATACTTGTGTTTCCGTTTAGTTCGTAG
- a CDS encoding RNA polymerase sigma factor, whose protein sequence is MKQSQSLEDIYSEHMHDLFRYLLSLTGDPHCAEDLMQETFYRMLVHIDYYKGAEIRPWLFTIAYNAFIDWYRKEKKYKTTQIEEFHLPNVPSTEHSYFIKHEITSWLQSISSLPLERRNVLLLRDYYGFSYKEIAEMTNLSLAKVKIELHRGRKEAKIIKE, encoded by the coding sequence GTGAAACAAAGTCAATCATTAGAAGACATTTACTCAGAGCACATGCATGATTTATTTCGCTATCTTCTCTCCCTAACCGGAGATCCCCACTGTGCTGAAGATCTCATGCAAGAAACTTTTTACCGAATGCTCGTCCATATTGACTATTATAAAGGAGCAGAAATTAGGCCTTGGTTATTTACAATTGCCTACAACGCCTTTATCGATTGGTACCGAAAAGAAAAGAAGTATAAAACAACGCAAATTGAAGAATTCCATTTACCAAACGTGCCAAGTACAGAGCACTCTTATTTCATAAAACATGAGATTACTAGTTGGTTACAAAGTATATCCTCTCTTCCGCTAGAAAGACGAAATGTGTTGCTACTACGAGATTACTACGGATTCTCCTATAAGGAAATAGCAGAAATGACTAACCTCTCGTTAGCGAAAGTAAAAATTGAATTACACCGAGGACGAAAAGAAGCAAAAATCATAAAGGAGTGA
- a CDS encoding anti-sigma factor, which translates to MGCAEFKKLWEKYEDGTLTHDEQEKLESHIETCKECEVHLDELLTKTEPVKKKLPPKDLKVPFWRIKWKHRLQMFGFILSICIIIYMIGGVLSAFYFQANNDKRLEEIREVPSLALEATIPNSRVMGGGTSVEAFFRTNSHFDLVKTVGKKEMPLGTVETKSFLSSVDVTNQTWMNPFYQPKLFFVHPKTEQGDYLKESSKKVWDTLVKVHDGTVAEIAISFDKSYTLKELEPLLYSIFEAQELPPTPTWYALETGEEKKDVENFILHSGESIGFPEHIRFLDNETDKQKTQEDKVIEMMRILSTHKKTVSTVASLPENELNLDKRYKYVKDNGVKVYGIVITGPSKELLKLQNSPHVRYATLGDIEVWNWFD; encoded by the coding sequence ATGGGCTGTGCAGAGTTTAAAAAACTGTGGGAGAAATATGAAGACGGAACACTCACACATGACGAACAAGAAAAATTAGAAAGTCATATTGAGACATGCAAAGAGTGTGAAGTGCATTTGGATGAATTATTAACAAAAACAGAACCCGTTAAGAAAAAGTTACCGCCAAAAGATCTTAAAGTTCCTTTTTGGAGGATTAAATGGAAACATCGTTTGCAGATGTTTGGTTTTATACTATCAATTTGCATCATTATATATATGATCGGCGGAGTATTATCTGCCTTTTATTTTCAAGCTAATAATGATAAAAGGCTAGAAGAAATAAGAGAGGTTCCCTCCCTCGCACTTGAAGCAACTATCCCAAATAGCCGCGTTATGGGGGGCGGAACAAGTGTAGAAGCTTTCTTTCGTACAAATAGCCACTTTGATTTAGTGAAAACGGTTGGTAAAAAAGAAATGCCACTCGGTACAGTAGAAACAAAAAGCTTCTTATCATCTGTAGATGTCACAAACCAAACTTGGATGAATCCATTCTATCAGCCAAAACTTTTCTTTGTTCATCCAAAAACAGAGCAGGGTGATTATTTAAAGGAATCCTCCAAAAAAGTATGGGATACACTTGTAAAAGTACATGATGGAACCGTTGCAGAAATAGCGATTTCTTTTGATAAATCTTACACCTTGAAAGAATTAGAACCACTTTTATATAGCATATTTGAAGCACAAGAACTCCCTCCAACTCCTACATGGTACGCTTTAGAAACAGGAGAAGAGAAAAAAGATGTAGAAAATTTCATCCTACACAGCGGGGAATCTATCGGATTTCCAGAGCATATAAGATTCCTTGATAATGAAACTGACAAGCAGAAAACGCAAGAAGACAAAGTAATCGAAATGATGCGCATCCTTTCTACACATAAAAAAACTGTAAGTACAGTTGCTTCACTTCCAGAAAACGAACTAAACTTAGATAAACGTTATAAATATGTAAAAGATAACGGCGTAAAAGTATACGGCATTGTCATTACTGGCCCGTCAAAAGAGTTATTAAAATTACAAAACTCGCCTCACGTACGTTATGCGACTCTTGGAGATATTGAGGTTTGGAATTGGTTTGATTGA
- a CDS encoding VOC family protein, giving the protein MFKKLECVSIHTKDIEKSVSFYEEMGMKQNWIIERELEERGIWTLIGLKFPDEKSSELVISNHPDINFMEVEVLVEDVQQTYESLKDNKDVKWIREPFPTESGHVAVMEAPDENVFVLVGK; this is encoded by the coding sequence ATGTTCAAAAAACTAGAATGTGTATCTATACATACGAAGGATATAGAAAAGTCGGTTTCTTTTTATGAAGAAATGGGAATGAAGCAAAACTGGATTATAGAAAGAGAACTAGAAGAAAGGGGTATTTGGACGTTAATAGGATTAAAGTTTCCAGATGAAAAAAGTTCCGAGCTAGTAATAAGTAATCATCCGGATATTAATTTTATGGAAGTCGAAGTATTAGTAGAAGATGTACAACAAACGTATGAAAGTTTAAAAGATAATAAAGATGTAAAATGGATTCGCGAACCATTTCCAACAGAATCAGGACATGTTGCGGTAATGGAAGCACCTGATGAGAATGTGTTTGTGTTAGTGGGAAAATAG
- a CDS encoding AraC family transcriptional regulator, producing the protein MESYETQVQRSIDYIEEDVMEKQTLRNLARIAGFSESHFHRVFQALVGDTVMEYVRKRRLARAAYQLSHTDEKVIDIAFEHGFQSHETFTRAFKKLFQMTPSEYRKQEIETPMYYRVNVKQRKLNPYLGGIQMEYRIVNKPEFLMAGYELKTTSKEGKNHQDIPAFWQEYLQKDLGTTIPNRKDTSQWVELGLCTDFNLETGDFTYIIGMEVTDFENVPSAIAKRTFPSATYAVFTTPKVPHEEMVASIHQTWNAVFSEWFPHSGYEHCGVTEFEQYDERCHADKSEFAQVELWIPVKKK; encoded by the coding sequence ATGGAAAGCTATGAAACACAAGTTCAAAGGTCAATTGATTATATTGAGGAAGATGTAATGGAAAAACAAACGCTGCGTAATTTAGCGCGGATTGCAGGTTTTTCTGAGTCGCATTTTCATCGTGTATTCCAGGCGTTAGTAGGTGATACGGTAATGGAGTATGTTCGAAAGAGGAGGTTAGCCCGGGCAGCTTATCAACTTTCTCATACGGATGAAAAAGTTATTGATATCGCATTTGAGCATGGCTTTCAATCTCACGAAACGTTCACGAGAGCCTTTAAAAAATTATTTCAAATGACACCGAGTGAATATCGAAAACAAGAAATTGAAACACCGATGTATTATAGAGTGAATGTAAAACAAAGAAAATTAAATCCGTATTTAGGGGGCATACAAATGGAATATCGTATTGTAAATAAACCAGAATTTTTAATGGCGGGTTATGAACTGAAGACGACGAGTAAAGAAGGAAAAAATCATCAAGACATTCCAGCATTTTGGCAAGAATATTTACAAAAAGATCTTGGAACGACAATTCCGAATCGTAAAGATACGAGCCAATGGGTAGAACTTGGATTATGTACTGATTTTAATTTAGAAACAGGGGACTTCACTTATATTATTGGAATGGAAGTTACAGACTTTGAAAATGTACCGAGTGCAATTGCAAAGCGTACATTCCCATCCGCAACGTATGCAGTATTTACAACACCAAAAGTTCCTCATGAAGAAATGGTAGCGTCTATTCATCAAACGTGGAATGCAGTATTCTCAGAATGGTTCCCGCATTCAGGATACGAACATTGCGGAGTTACAGAGTTTGAACAATACGATGAGCGTTGCCATGCAGATAAGAGTGAGTTCGCTCAAGTTGAGCTTTGGATACCGGTGAAGAAGAAATAA
- a CDS encoding CPBP family intramembrane glutamic endopeptidase, with protein MNPFQMMRARYFLIVFALLILVARSSGELLESTFHIQNSSFINILIFYILPIAWIFYEYRKHRVSFSLFVNKNETFNLVQVLYIAIMLCMFSYGYLILYMYSFAWITPDFIMNALHEPIIDSTGGYVYQFIMVVFIAPIIGEFVFRGFLLQRFAAKWGTSIAMVVVALLFACLHVDFLGAFVFSIVLSIVYIRTKSLLMPIAIHMLNNAFVLTSSFLVSREKIMSFADFSNYTTFFPGLIIFMAGLNLVLIFLFVNRKYWSKEVPVIYAEQVKSFADVVGDK; from the coding sequence GTGAATCCGTTTCAAATGATGCGAGCTAGATATTTTTTAATTGTATTTGCACTATTAATTTTAGTAGCGAGAAGTAGTGGGGAATTGTTAGAAAGTACATTTCATATACAAAATTCTTCTTTTATAAATATACTTATATTTTATATCCTTCCGATTGCATGGATTTTTTATGAGTATAGAAAGCACCGTGTTTCATTTTCATTATTTGTTAATAAAAATGAAACATTTAACTTGGTGCAAGTTTTGTACATCGCGATTATGCTTTGTATGTTTAGTTACGGCTATCTTATTTTGTACATGTACAGCTTTGCATGGATTACACCAGATTTTATTATGAATGCCTTGCATGAACCGATTATAGATAGTACCGGGGGATATGTATATCAATTTATTATGGTTGTATTTATCGCGCCTATTATTGGGGAATTTGTTTTTCGTGGATTTTTACTTCAGCGCTTTGCTGCAAAATGGGGTACTAGTATAGCAATGGTCGTTGTAGCACTTTTATTTGCGTGCTTACATGTTGATTTCCTTGGCGCATTCGTGTTTAGCATCGTACTATCCATTGTATATATTCGTACGAAAAGCTTACTCATGCCAATTGCTATTCATATGTTAAACAATGCGTTTGTACTTACTTCTTCTTTTCTAGTAAGCAGAGAAAAGATAATGAGTTTTGCCGATTTTTCGAACTATACGACATTCTTTCCAGGATTAATTATTTTTATGGCAGGGTTAAACTTAGTACTCATCTTTTTATTTGTTAACCGCAAATACTGGAGTAAAGAAGTGCCTGTTATATATGCAGAGCAGGTAAAGAGTTTTGCAGATGTAGTGGGAGATAAATGA
- a CDS encoding metallophosphoesterase: protein MKNFRYLNIFTILIVYTLLMFYIGWNGWVWLSTVFGWESWGYYAFVVGFISYAYILVQVFKFLPFLRTVGSIWFAVIQYALMLLPLADIAVFFLQFSIEKDTAIIWTGAVTLLVFFFIFAYGVFNAYSPVVRKYDVHIPKKVEGRKSLRIAMASDMHFGKLSGVAHLKRLVHHVNEMKPDIILLPGDIIDDHPGVFIQKNMGPIMKQMKAPLGVYGVLGNHEYYGRAVPEFLQEMDKIDIRILLDEVITIEDDFYLVGRRDKTERDRQSFENLMSTVDKSLPVIAMDHQPFELKQAADTGVDLLLSGHTHRGQMAPNHIVTRRMYELDWGYAQKGAFHAIVSSGFGFWGPPLRLGSRSEIVQVEVTFE from the coding sequence GTGAAAAATTTTCGTTATCTCAATATATTCACTATTTTAATTGTATACACACTACTCATGTTTTACATCGGCTGGAACGGATGGGTTTGGCTCAGTACGGTGTTCGGCTGGGAATCTTGGGGATATTACGCTTTCGTAGTTGGTTTCATTTCATATGCGTATATTCTCGTACAAGTGTTTAAATTCCTTCCTTTCCTGCGAACGGTCGGTTCAATTTGGTTTGCGGTTATACAATATGCGCTCATGTTATTGCCATTAGCCGATATTGCAGTCTTCTTTTTACAGTTTTCTATAGAGAAAGACACGGCAATTATTTGGACAGGGGCAGTCACTTTACTCGTATTTTTCTTTATCTTCGCATACGGGGTATTTAATGCGTATAGCCCGGTTGTAAGAAAGTATGATGTACATATACCGAAAAAGGTAGAAGGACGTAAAAGTTTACGTATTGCGATGGCTTCTGATATGCATTTCGGTAAACTGTCTGGAGTTGCTCATTTAAAGAGACTAGTCCACCATGTAAATGAAATGAAACCAGATATTATTTTACTGCCTGGTGATATTATTGATGATCATCCAGGTGTGTTCATTCAGAAAAATATGGGACCAATCATGAAACAGATGAAAGCTCCATTAGGTGTATATGGTGTGTTAGGAAACCATGAATATTACGGCCGAGCTGTTCCTGAGTTTTTACAAGAGATGGATAAGATTGATATTCGTATTCTTTTAGATGAAGTCATTACAATTGAAGATGATTTTTATCTCGTTGGAAGAAGAGATAAAACAGAGCGTGATCGTCAAAGTTTTGAAAATCTAATGAGTACGGTAGATAAATCGCTTCCTGTTATCGCAATGGATCACCAACCATTTGAATTAAAACAAGCAGCGGATACCGGCGTCGATTTACTATTATCCGGTCACACGCACCGCGGACAAATGGCGCCGAATCATATTGTGACGAGAAGAATGTACGAACTAGACTGGGGATACGCACAAAAAGGTGCATTCCACGCGATTGTTTCTTCTGGATTCGGATTTTGGGGACCACCGCTTAGACTTGGAAGTAGATCTGAGATTGTGCAGGTGGAAGTTACGTTTGAATAG